A region of the Ctenopharyngodon idella isolate HZGC_01 chromosome 2, HZGC01, whole genome shotgun sequence genome:
TACATCTTTTTAATATCTTAATAGGTTCTCCTAGATGGCAAAGAGATTAATTGGAAAGCAATTTCAGAAACTTTTGTCAATTATTGTTTTATCTCTaacttatatatacacataagcCTACATACACACAATCTTTTAGATGCCACGGACCCCCAAATTTGATCATCCTAATAAGAGAGACTCTCtatcctaaaatttaaaagatatatacatatatatatatatatatatatatatatatatatatatacacaggtgcatctcaataaattagaatgtcgtggaaaagttcatttatttcagtaattcaactcaaattgtggaactcatgtattaaataaattcaatgcacacagactgaagtactttaagtctttggttcttttaattgtgatgattttggttTACATTTAAcgaaaacccaccaattcactatctcaaaaaattagaatacttcataagatcaataaaaaagaggatattttaaacagaaatgtcaggcttctgaaaagtgtgttcatttctatgcactcaatacttggttgggcctccttttgcatgaattactgcatcaatgcggcgtggcatggaggcaatcatcctgtggcactgctcaggtgtaatggaagcccaggttgctttgatagcggccttcaggtcatctgcattgttgggtctggtgtctctcatcttcctcttgacaataccccatagattctctatggggttcaggtcaggcgagtttgctggccaatcaatcattgaaccagcttttggtacctttggcagtgtgggcaggaaccaaatcctgctggaaaatgaaatcagcatctccataaagcttgtcagcagaaggaagcatgaagtgctctaaaatttcctggtagatggctgcattgactgtggacttcagaaaacacagtggaccaacaccagcagatgacatggcagcccaaatcatcactgactgtggaaacttgacttcactggacttcaagcaacatggtttctgtgcctctccactcttcttccagactctgggaccttgatttccaaatgaatgcaaaatttactttcatctgaaaagaggactttggaccactgagcaacagtccagttttttttctccttatcccaggtaagacgcttctgacgttgtctttggttcagaagtggcttggtacatggaatgtgacagtatagcccatttcctgaagacgtctgtgtgcggtggctcttgatgcactgactccagcttcaatccactccttttgaagctctcctaagttcttaaattggcttcgcctgacaatcttctcaagcctgcggtcattcctttcacttgtacacctaccacactttttccttccacttTCCATGAaaatgctttggcacagcactctgcgaacagccaggtctttcagcaatgaccctctgtggcttaccctcattgtagagggtcttgatgatcgtcttctggacaactgtcatgtcagcagacttccccatgactgctgttgggattactgacctaaacccagtatttataccctgagaatggtaatttaatagaacttgaaattaaatattctaataatttgagatactgatttttttttattttattttgatgagcagcaagctgtaatcatcaaaatgaaaacaaaaaagtctggaaatattttactttatgtctaataaatctagaatatatgtaagttttactttttgaattcaattacagaaaaaaaaaaatcatgatattctaatttattgagatgcacctgtatatatatatatatatatatatatatatatatatatatatatatatatatatatatatatatatatatataaagacccaatttatgctttaaaattaacattataaatatatgtaaaatactATTTGTAATACTATTTAGTTtgtatttaattacattattagcctattattttCTTCTCCCATACTGTTAGatgttttaatgtaatttgttttaatgtttttattatttatttagttatttaaattattattatactacttattaattattattatattattatatttagttATACTACattattaagcattttattcattttaataatttatttatttaaatcaaaaacataaatttatttatttttctctaaGCTTTCTCTAAACTCTAATCCATTGACTCCCTAGGTCCCTGGGGTCCCCTGACCATAGTTTCAAAACCCCTGCACTAAGAAATACTCATCAAGTTTGATAAAATCTTGTGCAAGGTAGACATCTAGTGGTCTTCCATCAGTGCGAGGTAAAATGGGGTAAATCAGAAGATTAAAAACACGCGCTGCTCATTTATATGGACTTTAAAAGTATCTAATTGtacattatgttttaaaagaagtatcGTATATTACACAGGTGGAATAACTGCTTCTCCCAAAACAACTAAATATCTTCTTCTTCTATCTAAACGCATTCTGGATCGCATTTAGGCTCCTTATAAAGAAAACTACAGCAGTAGCATGCTTCACTACAGTCACAATACTTTTAACGTGAAAGTGACACGAGTTGCCCTCACTTACAAGGTTTAGGGAAACTGCTCCCTTCAACTCCCGCAGAACAAACAGCACATTCATGAGCAGCAGTCGGTCAGTCAGCAGTATAATATCTCTGGAGATTTTACTTCTTCTTCTCTCTGAATGTCACATTTGTTCAAATGCGCCTCATACAATGAGGATTATAATCTGGAACATCGCGAGCGCTTTCCTGTTCAGCGTCATTTTTACGCAACGACATCGAAGGTATGTGGAATATATAACTAAAATACATATCAAGAAGCTTTATATGATCAATAAAGCGTTTAAATCGAATTGCAGAAAATACGTTGAATCCTGTTTGCTGTTGGTAACATTAGCTATTAGTTCCCGTGTTTTACAAATTGGACTAATTTGtaattacaaattaattaattatactgTTGTTCATTAATTTTACTTAGAAGTTATAAAGCACATAATTTTGAAGTCCTTATAAGTTTTAAACTAAACTATGTGCTTTCCCATTTGCCCTAATTGTAGACCAGTTTTTACATGTGGCGGGAACTTTACTGGAGACACAGGACTGATTGGGAGTCAGGGGTATCCCGGTGTCTACCCACCCAACAACAAATGTGTGTGGAGAATTACAGTAAGGACAGATGTGTGGGAgatatcagtctttaaatgtcttttctgtcaaagaaaatatttcccaCCATAAATCTGTTTGTCTTCTGTGATttgtgatctctctctctctctctctctctctctcaaacaaaGAAGCTTTATATAGCAGTGCAGAACTCACATCACAATActagtggtttttttttttttttttttttttttttttaaatcacattactctttggttgctagagtgttgctaggcggttgtaGAATGGTTTAGGTGGTTGCTTACTGTCCCAAGCCTCTATGGTATTTTGGTCCATATTCTAGGCTCTTTTAATGTAATTCTATATAATTTTTGCCTGTTTTGCCACTTTTTGCTTAGAAAAGTAACAACATCACTGGCTACTTCATTCACGTCCataacacaaaaatatgttaCTCAAAAGCACCACTACTGaattacaaatgtctttttgAAAATCAGCTGTGACCTAATAACATTTTTGGAGAGTAATTCAAGgagttaaatgttttaattgtgGAAAGATATTCAtgctaaaattttattttttacacttcTCAATCTGGgatgcgtttcccaaaagcactGTTAGCCAACTACTGTTGCAAGTTTCGTCGATAACAAAGTTCATCAATTCAGCGTTTCCAGAAACCATAGTTCCAACAAACATTCgcaaacagcattgcaaatTTGTCTGGTTGAAACTACAGCTCTTGaacctgtggttagaagcatagtttcttgttagtaTTACTTGTGGATTGTGCTCTTGGGCGCAATAGGCAAGCAATGCAGTATGTTctacactgatgagccaaaacattatgaccacctgcctaatatgctgttggtcctcTGTGTGCTGCCAAAACAGTGCCAGCCCActgaggcatggactctacaagacTCCTGAAGAtgtcctgtggtatctggcaccaggatgttagcagcagatccatcaagtcctgtaggttgcgaggtggagccacCGTGGAACTTGTTGGTCCAgtacatcccacagatgctcaactggattgagatctggggaatttgaagTTCAGGACAACACCTTGAACTTCTCATCACATCACTCtttggttgctaaggtgttgctaggcggttgtaGAATGGtctaggtggttgcttactgTCCCAAGCCTCTATGATATTTTGCTCCATATTCTGGGCTCTTTCAATATAATTCTATAGAATTTTTGCCTGTTTTATCGTTTACCAGGCAAAATACACTTTTTGCTTAGAAAAGTAACAACATCACTGGCTACATCATCACATTCACATCCATAGCACAAAAATATGTTACTCATGAGCACCACTACTGaattacaaatgtctttttgAAAATCAGCTGTGACCTAATAACATTTTTGGAGAGTAATTCAAggggttaaatgttttaattgtgGAAAGATATTCATGCTAAAATTTCCCAGGCCAttcacgtgatgtaaaagaaaatgggacTCATTGGACCAGGcgaccttcttccactgctccaaggtccagttcGGATGCTCGCATGTCAATTGCAGGCGCTTTCGATGGTGGATAGGGGTCACCAtagacactctgattggtctgcggCTACGCAGCCCCATACACAGCAGAATGCGATGCAATTTGTTTTGTCACACATTCCCCccataaccatcattaaaattttgtttgacttgtgccacagtagaccGTCTGTTGGCTCGGGCCAGACAGGATCGCCTTCTTTGCCTTTGTGCATTGATGAGCCTTTGGGGCCCAACACCCTGTCGCCGGTTGTTGGTTTGTCCCTCCTTagaccactgttggtaaatccTCACCACTGCTGACCAGGAGCAACCCAGTCACCTTGCCTTTTCTgagatactctgacccagttgCTTTGCCATAAAAAATgtggcccttgtcaaagtctctcagatctttattcctgcccatttctcctgcagCCAACACATTGATTAaaagaactgattgtttgcttaccatATAATACCCAGACTTTAATATGTGGTCTTGTTAGGAGATGATTAACAACATGACGTCATTAATGACAGTATATTGTTAAAGCAACGTCGTTCAGATGACAGAGGTGTGACCATGTTACTTCgatttcgggaaacagtcgtaACTAGCTAGTTACCCTCATGTCACAATTCGACACTGAACTCACGATATgatattattgcgatactcTAAGACATGGTAAAtggttaacaaaaaatgtactgttggttaaaatgctaaatatggTATTACACTGGGGGTGGAAATGAACAGGCTTGGACTTGGTTCTGGTAACCCAATGCGCAGGACAATGgtgtcactgactagatatatttaaaataatgtaagcCACTTTTTGctggtaacataagacatttggcattatcaggacccacaaatattcccccattgcattattatacattatattcaacattatatatagtactTTAATGTAGTACTaacactaaaactctgtaaacttgaattttttcctcacacagtaattttcgTTTTGGGTACTATACATaatacatattgtcactatccatGATACATATTGtggcatttttgtattgcgatatattgtggcacgatatattgttacacctcTAGTAGTTAAGCAACGAGTTATGCCATTGTATgggaaacaaaacaattttatatttttgaatttgattcatgtgaaaattttttttaagaaaccaAAACCCTAAAAGTAACATAAGCAGACTGTATGAATAAGATTGTACAAATCTGTATTATCCACCAAGTTGCCAAAacgtaaaatagttacaaactGCCATGGGATTGTGTTGACTCTTCTCAATTAACCATCTTCAGGTCCCTCAGGGGAGGGTTGTCTCCCTCTTGTTCCGggttctggatcttgagagtgaTAGTCTTTGCAGATATGACTTTGTTGATGTATACAGTGGCCACATCAACGGGCAGCGTCTCGGCCGCTTCTGTGGTACTTCCAAACCCGGAGCGCTGGTCACCAATGGAAATAAGATGCAAGTGGTCATGGTGTCAGACGCCAACACAGCTGGGAGTGGTTTCCTTGCTGTATACTCAGCGATTCGCCCAAATGAAAGAGGTAACAAGACTACCAACTTATTACTATCCAAATATAGAAAGTGGCCCTTCCCTGTTCTTTAAattcagctctgtgttttgttttgctcatcAGGTTTTTTGAATCCTCTGAAAAATAGGGTATAAAGTCTGTTTACTGCACTGTAAATGCACACTCAATTTTCTCCAATTATTTCAAAATGCAGCACTACAGACCtcagtatttcaaataaatctgtATTGATTCCATGTCATCAGACTAATATCCAATGATTGTCCATGGCAGGTGACCGGTATTGTGGGGGTCTTTTAGACAAGCCCTCTGGGACAATAAAGACTCCTAACTGGCCAGAAAAAGACTACCCAGCAGGAGTAACATGTTCCTGGCATATTGTTGCTCCTCAAGACCAggtgttaatttattatttctgtaattttcAGATCATGTTTTTACAAGTCATACATCACTGAAAGCACATTGACAGGATGAGCATGAATAAATATCGTATTTAAATTGCAAAGTAACTTCCCCCCTCTCAGATCATTGAGCTGACGTTTGAGAAGTTTGATGTGGAGAGAGACAGCTACTGCCGCTATGATCATGTGGCTGTGTTTAATGGTGGAGAAATGAATGAGTCACGGAAGATCGGCAAGTTCTGCGGAGACAGCCCACCCATGTGAGACCCTCAGTCCATCACACATGCACAAATACACTGTTATTTAAGGAGAGAAACCACCACAGACATTGACCTCCAATATTGAGACTGATATGGATTTTTCAGTGGTTGACGGTTCATTATTGCATTTTGTTCccaaattctgatattttcatgccaaagttctttttcgttcttcacTTAGGGGTAAAAATATAACTTGTCAGCGGTATACTGTTAGTGAACATCCCAAGGACGCTCACACTGCTGAAAGTGCAGTGTAGAtaaatacagtatttaaatatgtgctgcatgcTTTCCCCTcagtatcaaaataaacacaacaaaaattacAGCAGTGAGAaagcagcagttaagaaagtatatgatcatagtgatgtggatatgcttgtcacgtcacattatttatacagcgctttatacaatagattgctttaacatacgcagctttacagtattaaagtccccttgaaatcaaaatttacgttttttagcttttaatatgaatatgttagccttaaggttttGAATAAGCTGTTGTGATCCAAAACagtgacaaaattcgcatttaggagatataggcattcaaaacttagtctctcacttctgctaaaatggatcacggattttcatgacatcaccgcgacttcagcttctcatcagatcttctgtccaatcaaatgctgtcTAGAATCTAAAACGacccgccccctacattataaatagatgctgaagctgcggctaaactcggtcacttgttcacacatttactattttgtacatggtgaatggcacatagtgcactatataggggacaGGGAATGATTAAGACAGTGttatatgctttccattgaggcaAATGAAGTTTGGTTTcacgttagtgtcacgtgaaccgcCACAGCACGCACACAGTCTGTTcccggtccagagacacaagAGCCCAGAGCAGATCATATGCACGAGTCGGCGCACCACAAAatgtatcggacccatttgaattctgcatagaatgctatattttaatgCGATATGGAGGAGGTTAGGAGGAGAAACGACTAGAGATTCGTaggaaactgaggctttaccaagctcaacggctctggccgagctgtgatataaacaaaacgctattggctatttttaaaagggggaggggctgttcgatatgtcacggccattatgtcttaaagggatagttcacccaaaaatgaaacaaaaaaaaccctctgaaatttctctttaaaaaaatgtcgttttagacttataatttgtgaccggtgatttgttttgctctatccccTGCGCCTCCGCGTTCATCATTACgttgtgcgtcaggtcaaaggatgctcttccgccgcaaaacgacttgcgcattctgcgtatggtcgtccgccggaagctagttatttgaatttataaagttttaaattttgatatttttcttacaaaaacgcattactttgcttcagaaggcctttattaacctcctgaagtcgtatggattactttttttttttatgaatggatgcattattttttactttaaaatgtggCCCCctattcacaaccattataaaccctggaggactaaggatatatctctgattgtgtttgtctgaaagaagatagtcatatacacctaggatggcttgagggtgagtaaatcatgggataattttcatttttgggtgaactttccctttaagtaAACATATACAGTTGGTTGAAAAATGTCTTACTACTGTgcgttaaataaacctactttATGGGAAAAACAATATTGCATTAACTATTAACCATATTGTGATATATCAAAATGATTTCCCTAGAA
Encoded here:
- the pcolce2a gene encoding procollagen C-endopeptidase enhancer 2 isoform X1 produces the protein MSSSRSVSSIISLEILLLLLSECHICSNAPHTMRIIIWNIASAFLFSVIFTQRHRRPVFTCGGNFTGDTGLIGSQGYPGVYPPNNKCVWRITVPQGRVVSLLFRVLDLESDSLCRYDFVDVYSGHINGQRLGRFCGTSKPGALVTNGNKMQVVMVSDANTAGSGFLAVYSAIRPNERGDRYCGGLLDKPSGTIKTPNWPEKDYPAGVTCSWHIVAPQDQIIELTFEKFDVERDSYCRYDHVAVFNGGEMNESRKIGKFCGDSPPMPIYSDGNHLLIIFLSDLSLTADGFIGHYRFKSGSLSTASAPLTSMSTIPPTTPPVALTYSEGLCKQKCKRTGTIESHYCSSNFVITATLISAAMRDHSVLATFSLIHLYKEGNLAIQQAGKTMSTKVTVLCKKCPLVRRGLNYIVMGQTDEQGQGIVSPHNFVMAFKTKKQQDLGALKNIRC